Proteins encoded by one window of Candidatus Sumerlaea chitinivorans:
- a CDS encoding ClpB protein — translation MYDKPPFTPGMREVLRLSKTEAGRLGHDYIGPEHYLLGIIRKGDGLAVQTLRNLDVDLDELKREIEQMVEVGKGPGMNSFMPTNEAKRVLETTKEIGRQLRHNWVGTEHLLLGLMKEEGTIAWKALKRFGVSYEKVEREVLNVLEGTNQGGSTLGKSKETPERSKTPALDTFGRDLTQLAREGKLDPVIGRENEIERILQVLCRRTKNNPILLGEPGVGKTAIVEGLAQKIVNEDVPEILLNKRLLSLDLAAVVAGTKYRGQFEERLKAIMQEIRRSQDVLIFIDELHTLVGAGAAEGAIDASNMLKPALSRGEIQCIGATTLEEYRKYIEKDGALERRFQPIIIAPPTCQQTIEIIRGLRSRYEEHHGVVISDEAIEAAVYLSDRYITDRQLPDKAIDVIDEAGSRARLQANTKPQEIRDLEKKLMEIEEALRTYSHQQEFEKCQELKLERDALIQKKAQLMEEWQMRKTERQFAQTITAEDVAYIVSKWTGIPVSKLEEAEMQRLLKMEEVLSKRVVSQQEAISAIAKAIRRARAGLKDPNRPTASFIFLGPTGVGKTELAKALAEFLFGDENALIRVDMSEYMEKYSVSRLLGAPPGYVGYEEGGQLTEQVRRRPYSVVLLDEIEKAHPDVFSLLLQVLDDGRLTDSWGHVVDFRNTVIIMTSNVGTRNLRKGGKLGFTSGNEIEDFEAVKAKVLGAMKQLFNPEFINRVDEIIVFKALDRSDIEKIVDIMLERVNKRLVDKRIKVELTPAAKAFLVTKGYDSEYGARPMRRAMQRYVEDPLSQLIVEGRLLEGNVVADYTGEGDELAFTQANKLEEVTAAS, via the coding sequence GTGTACGACAAACCACCATTCACCCCGGGAATGCGGGAAGTCCTGCGGTTGAGTAAAACTGAGGCGGGCCGGCTCGGTCACGATTACATCGGGCCTGAGCACTATTTGCTGGGTATCATCCGAAAGGGTGACGGTCTGGCCGTTCAGACGCTGCGCAACCTCGACGTGGACTTGGACGAACTCAAGCGCGAAATCGAGCAGATGGTGGAAGTCGGAAAGGGCCCGGGCATGAATTCATTTATGCCGACAAACGAGGCCAAGCGAGTTCTGGAAACCACGAAAGAGATTGGTCGGCAGCTTCGACACAACTGGGTTGGAACAGAGCACCTCCTCCTAGGTCTGATGAAGGAGGAAGGGACAATCGCTTGGAAAGCGTTGAAACGCTTCGGGGTGAGCTACGAGAAAGTTGAGCGTGAAGTTTTGAACGTACTTGAGGGAACCAATCAGGGGGGATCTACATTGGGGAAATCAAAAGAAACTCCAGAACGATCTAAGACACCAGCTCTCGATACCTTTGGGCGAGACCTGACCCAGCTGGCTCGGGAGGGAAAGCTGGATCCAGTCATTGGCCGTGAAAACGAAATTGAGCGCATTCTTCAGGTTCTGTGCCGTCGAACCAAGAACAACCCCATCCTCTTGGGCGAGCCCGGCGTGGGGAAGACAGCCATTGTTGAGGGTTTGGCTCAAAAAATCGTGAACGAAGATGTGCCTGAAATCCTGCTCAACAAGCGCTTGCTCTCCCTCGACCTGGCTGCTGTGGTCGCGGGCACAAAGTATCGCGGACAATTTGAAGAGCGGCTGAAGGCCATCATGCAAGAAATTCGCCGCTCGCAGGACGTGCTGATCTTCATTGATGAGCTCCACACGCTGGTGGGTGCCGGCGCGGCCGAAGGCGCCATTGACGCCTCGAACATGCTCAAGCCTGCGCTTTCGCGGGGTGAAATTCAGTGCATCGGCGCAACAACACTTGAGGAATATCGGAAGTACATCGAAAAAGACGGTGCGTTGGAGCGGCGTTTCCAGCCGATCATTATTGCACCACCTACCTGCCAACAGACCATAGAGATTATCCGTGGCCTTCGCTCCCGTTACGAGGAGCATCACGGCGTGGTGATTAGCGATGAGGCCATTGAAGCAGCTGTGTACTTGAGCGACCGCTATATCACCGACCGGCAGCTACCGGATAAGGCAATCGACGTGATTGACGAGGCTGGGTCCCGGGCGCGACTTCAGGCCAACACGAAGCCTCAAGAAATCCGTGACCTCGAGAAAAAGCTCATGGAAATCGAAGAAGCCCTGCGCACTTACAGTCACCAGCAAGAATTCGAGAAATGCCAGGAGCTTAAACTCGAGCGGGATGCCCTCATCCAAAAGAAGGCGCAGCTCATGGAAGAGTGGCAGATGCGAAAAACCGAGCGGCAGTTCGCGCAAACCATTACTGCCGAAGATGTGGCGTACATCGTAAGCAAGTGGACTGGCATCCCAGTCTCGAAATTGGAAGAAGCCGAAATGCAACGCCTCCTGAAAATGGAGGAAGTGCTGTCCAAGCGCGTGGTTTCGCAGCAAGAAGCGATTAGCGCGATTGCCAAGGCCATTCGTCGGGCGCGTGCTGGATTGAAAGATCCCAATCGCCCAACTGCCTCCTTCATCTTCCTTGGACCCACAGGCGTTGGGAAAACCGAGCTGGCAAAAGCGCTCGCAGAGTTCTTATTTGGCGACGAGAATGCGCTCATCCGGGTGGACATGAGCGAGTACATGGAGAAATATTCCGTGTCTCGCCTGCTTGGCGCACCTCCTGGCTACGTTGGCTACGAGGAAGGTGGCCAGCTCACGGAGCAAGTGCGACGTCGGCCCTATTCCGTCGTGCTTCTCGACGAAATCGAGAAGGCACATCCCGACGTCTTCAGCCTGCTTCTGCAAGTCCTCGATGACGGACGGCTCACAGATTCGTGGGGCCATGTGGTGGATTTCCGCAACACGGTCATCATCATGACATCTAATGTTGGCACCCGGAATCTCCGCAAGGGCGGTAAACTCGGCTTTACTTCGGGGAACGAAATCGAGGATTTCGAGGCTGTGAAGGCGAAAGTCCTCGGTGCAATGAAGCAGCTCTTCAACCCAGAATTCATCAACCGAGTCGACGAGATCATTGTCTTTAAGGCACTCGACCGCTCAGACATTGAGAAAATCGTGGATATCATGCTTGAGCGGGTAAACAAACGGCTGGTGGACAAACGAATCAAAGTCGAACTCACCCCTGCAGCGAAAGCCTTCCTGGTGACGAAAGGCTACGACAGCGAATACGGTGCCCGGCCAATGCGCCGAGCCATGCAGCGATATGTGGAAGACCCCTTGTCGCAACTAATTGTGGAGGGCCGCTTGCTTGAGGGCAACGTGGTAGCCGACTACACGGGTGAAGGCGACGAACTGGCGTTTACGCAGGCGAACAAGTTGGAAGAAGTCACTGCAGCCTCGTGA
- a CDS encoding 4-hydroxybenzoate polyprenyltransferase has product MRLLHDLATLLEMIKFQHSVFALPFALSGMLLAGHGWPGLATIFWIVTACVFARTAAMSFNRWADAAIDAKNPRTATRAIPAGKLSRNFALVVTLLSSALFVISAAMLNRLALWLSPVALFVLLGYSYTKHFTSASHFVLGLALGIAPAGAWIAVRGSLDLPPVLLSAAVLTWTAGFDLIYACQDYEFDRAHGLYSIPARFGLRWALRLSALLYLSTVLLLIAVGVAMHLGSWYYVGVGLVAALLTIEHLIVDPRDPAKIHAAFFTVNSWVGLVLFVFCCLDVFLK; this is encoded by the coding sequence ATGCGCCTGCTTCACGATCTGGCTACCCTACTTGAAATGATCAAATTTCAGCATTCCGTGTTTGCCTTGCCGTTTGCGCTCTCAGGGATGCTGTTGGCGGGACATGGCTGGCCAGGCCTTGCAACGATCTTTTGGATTGTTACCGCGTGCGTCTTTGCGCGAACGGCGGCCATGAGTTTCAATCGGTGGGCGGATGCAGCCATCGACGCGAAGAATCCGCGTACGGCAACTCGGGCAATTCCAGCGGGCAAACTTTCACGAAACTTCGCTCTTGTAGTGACGCTTCTGTCCAGCGCTCTGTTTGTAATCAGCGCGGCAATGCTCAATCGCCTCGCCCTCTGGTTGTCGCCCGTCGCACTCTTTGTTCTTCTCGGTTATTCCTATACGAAACACTTCACCTCGGCATCGCATTTTGTGCTTGGTCTTGCTCTGGGGATCGCGCCCGCAGGTGCATGGATCGCTGTTCGCGGCTCGCTGGACCTCCCACCTGTTCTCTTGTCTGCAGCAGTACTCACTTGGACGGCTGGCTTTGACCTCATCTATGCATGCCAAGATTACGAATTTGATCGTGCCCACGGTTTGTACTCCATCCCTGCACGATTTGGTTTGCGATGGGCCTTACGACTCTCCGCGTTGCTCTACCTATCCACAGTCTTGCTTCTTATCGCGGTAGGTGTTGCGATGCATCTCGGCAGTTGGTATTACGTTGGTGTCGGCCTCGTCGCAGCGCTTCTCACAATCGAGCATTTGATTGTGGATCCGCGAGACCCTGCCAAAATTCATGCAGCTTTTTTCACAGTGAACAGTTGGGTGGGACTTGTCCTTTTTGTGTTTTGCTGCCTCGATGTTTTTCTCAAGTGA
- a CDS encoding DNA recombination and repair protein RecF: protein MFLEDVQILNFRNIREMRLQFAPGLNVIYGPNAQGKTNLIEAIYMLVTGRSFRARSERELVPWLVEDYEATVIRATVRHQGLCDRFLMSFNLTQKYVSVNGEPLRRLGELLGRINAVLFTPAELNLIRGTPQGRRRFMDLCLSQVSHRYLHELQRFDRVLRQRNVLLRLHRERGDLANELAPYNVQLAESGAFIMLTRAKALATLSELANRFFARVSARDEFLQLKYLPSFEIGEEPVAFAALEAGLLEALAKSFREDLLGGATSVGPHRDDFVFLLNERDAKLFGSQGQQRACVLAMKFAEVEYIHNQVGERPILFLDDLMSELDEERRRALLANLPSGTQCFLTTTDLKLVNDALKPERVFRVQEGRAYPQ from the coding sequence ATGTTTCTGGAAGATGTGCAAATCCTGAATTTCCGAAACATTCGGGAGATGCGCTTGCAATTTGCTCCGGGTCTGAACGTGATTTACGGCCCAAACGCTCAGGGCAAGACGAACCTTATTGAAGCCATCTACATGCTGGTCACGGGACGTAGTTTTCGGGCTCGCTCGGAGCGAGAGCTGGTTCCGTGGCTGGTCGAAGATTACGAGGCAACCGTGATTCGCGCGACGGTGAGGCACCAAGGTCTTTGCGACCGCTTCCTGATGAGTTTTAACCTCACGCAAAAATATGTCTCGGTGAATGGCGAACCCCTCCGTAGGCTCGGAGAACTCCTTGGCAGGATCAATGCCGTGCTTTTCACACCTGCGGAACTCAATCTCATCCGTGGCACTCCACAAGGCCGGCGGCGATTTATGGATTTGTGCTTATCGCAGGTTTCTCATCGCTACCTGCACGAACTGCAGCGTTTTGATCGTGTGCTGCGGCAAAGGAATGTTCTCCTCAGGCTGCATCGTGAGCGAGGCGACCTCGCGAACGAGCTTGCCCCGTACAATGTGCAGTTGGCCGAAAGCGGGGCTTTTATCATGTTAACTCGTGCCAAGGCGCTCGCCACCCTTTCCGAATTAGCGAATCGTTTTTTTGCGCGGGTAAGCGCTCGCGACGAGTTCCTGCAGCTCAAATATCTTCCAAGTTTCGAAATTGGAGAGGAGCCAGTGGCCTTCGCTGCCCTTGAGGCGGGATTGTTAGAAGCTCTTGCGAAAAGCTTTCGAGAGGATTTGCTGGGAGGGGCTACTTCGGTTGGGCCGCATCGTGACGATTTCGTGTTTCTTTTGAATGAACGAGATGCAAAATTGTTCGGATCGCAGGGGCAGCAGAGAGCGTGCGTCTTAGCGATGAAGTTCGCTGAGGTCGAATACATTCACAACCAAGTGGGGGAACGACCAATCCTGTTTTTGGACGATTTGATGAGTGAGTTAGATGAGGAACGTCGGCGCGCGTTGCTCGCGAATCTTCCGTCAGGCACTCAGTGCTTTCTAACTACGACAGATCTGAAACTTGTGAATGATGCGCTAAAACCCGAGAGAGTCTTTCGAGTACAAGAAGGACGAGCCTATCCTCAATAA
- a CDS encoding D-alanyl-D-alanine carboxypeptidase: MFQKLTVFGLVGLLTILPHFPAAGETRGASGSKKSSATQKASSSQAKKVRRGQSTKTKPSSTPKQQTQARAPELTTVSVESLPALAAQVIQGLERVSTWGIMVVDVTSGQPLVEHRAHDSFIPASNRKLFTGALALDQLGADFTYRTYLYHTGQIEPDGTLRGNLIIRPQGDPTFSNRLVREAQVPTDWIFRDWVEKVRAANIRSVAGELIVDCSEWDLNDLRPKGWSQRILQDTYAPRTSPLTLNENLLQMIAKPGSPGSPAIIEFAPPAEGYPILNRTVTGGKRSISVRLTPDERVEVTGSIPTDSKPIPLPEIPCDNPTLYAAAVFRSHLHRAGIPVNGNLRVETRKGALERPTTSNVLAVYISPPMAEIVRTMMKHSNNHFAEQIYVSISAVKRGRGGYSQTRVLEQDFLRRCGLPVSELRAEDGSGLSRLNNVSPASVCSLLVAMHRHPAAKEFFDSLAVGGLDGTLRGRMRNETTLARVHAKTGYIANVVCLSGYADTKSGRRFAFSFLVNNVKTSPDSIKNAQDRLCELLCRVE; this comes from the coding sequence ATGTTCCAAAAGCTAACGGTTTTTGGGCTGGTGGGTTTGCTTACTATTTTGCCGCATTTTCCTGCTGCGGGTGAAACTCGCGGTGCATCCGGTTCAAAGAAATCGTCTGCAACTCAAAAAGCGAGCTCGTCCCAAGCAAAAAAAGTTCGGCGTGGCCAGTCTACGAAAACCAAGCCATCCTCAACTCCCAAGCAGCAGACACAGGCTCGTGCACCCGAGCTGACGACTGTTTCAGTGGAGTCTCTACCTGCGTTAGCGGCGCAAGTGATCCAGGGACTCGAGCGCGTCAGCACATGGGGAATCATGGTCGTGGACGTGACAAGTGGTCAGCCGCTTGTCGAGCATCGGGCGCACGATTCTTTTATCCCCGCATCGAATCGGAAACTGTTCACGGGGGCCCTTGCCCTCGATCAGTTAGGTGCGGATTTCACCTATCGCACCTACCTCTACCACACAGGTCAGATTGAGCCAGATGGGACCCTCCGAGGAAATCTTATCATCCGTCCGCAAGGGGACCCCACTTTCTCGAACCGGTTGGTGCGGGAAGCTCAAGTCCCCACGGACTGGATTTTTCGCGACTGGGTTGAGAAAGTACGAGCAGCTAACATCCGTTCAGTTGCAGGCGAGCTGATTGTGGATTGCTCCGAGTGGGATCTGAACGATCTACGCCCCAAAGGATGGTCACAGAGGATTCTTCAAGATACGTACGCCCCCCGCACGAGCCCCTTAACCCTCAATGAAAATCTCTTGCAAATGATCGCTAAGCCCGGTTCCCCCGGCTCGCCTGCGATCATCGAGTTTGCTCCGCCGGCAGAAGGGTACCCCATCCTTAACCGGACGGTCACCGGCGGCAAACGTTCCATCAGTGTCCGCTTGACGCCGGACGAACGGGTTGAAGTTACGGGAAGCATTCCTACCGACAGTAAACCCATACCCCTTCCCGAGATTCCGTGCGACAATCCGACGCTCTACGCTGCTGCAGTTTTCCGAAGCCACCTGCACCGCGCTGGGATCCCTGTGAATGGTAACCTTCGGGTGGAGACACGTAAAGGAGCATTGGAGCGCCCTACAACGTCCAATGTTCTCGCGGTTTATATTTCTCCGCCCATGGCAGAAATTGTGCGCACCATGATGAAACACAGTAACAACCACTTTGCTGAGCAGATTTATGTTTCGATTAGTGCGGTCAAGAGAGGGCGTGGCGGTTATTCTCAAACAAGAGTGCTCGAGCAAGATTTTCTGCGGCGCTGCGGCTTGCCGGTGTCGGAGCTGCGCGCGGAAGATGGCAGCGGCCTCTCGCGACTAAATAACGTTTCGCCAGCAAGCGTGTGCTCACTTCTGGTCGCTATGCACCGTCATCCAGCCGCAAAGGAGTTCTTTGATTCGCTGGCGGTCGGCGGGCTCGATGGAACCTTGCGTGGTCGGATGCGAAATGAAACGACGTTGGCGCGCGTTCACGCCAAAACGGGATACATTGCTAACGTGGTATGTCTCTCAGGCTATGCTGACACAAAGTCGGGCCGTCGTTTTGCGTTCTCGTTTCTCGTGAACAACGTGAAAACCTCTCCCGACAGCATCAAAAACGCCCAAGACCGTTTGTGCGAGCTTCTGTGCCGAGTCGAATAG